The stretch of DNA AACTGGGAACTTAACTGGCTTCTGTGATGGAGTGGAACACACTTGACAAATGTGTGTtttaggtggagggggggggggttgcactgGCACTCACACCTCTtacccccacctgcccctcctcttgtgtgtgtgtgttcacattaaCAGGACCGTGATGAAGAATTCTCAGAACATTTCGTCATCATCCCAGAACACAGTCCTGTGGCACGTGCATGTGCGCCCCCCTCTATTGTGAGCGTGAGGGACACACCTGGCCAGCCCCAGGGGTCACATGGAGAGGGGCGCGTACCGAATCCTCAGAGGAGCTGCTAAACACACACGGACCATCACGCTCTTCATGAAGATACACACCTGCTTGTAGCTCCTCTGGGTGCTTTAATAGGGTGGAGGTGTTCCTCTGTGGAGGTTATGGACTGGAGGACCTTGCTTGTGGACACTCTGAGGGACATGGCTGTCGATGGATTCACAACAAGAGCAGTGTTGTGGTGCCTGGTTAGGTCTGGTGTAGGTCAGGAGAGCTGGCTGGGAGCTGAGCGATGTCCTGGGCTGCCTAGGTGAGCGGCtcatctgtcagtctgtcagcgTGGCTGGGGACGGGGTGACCAGCTGACAGTTAAACGTGTGTGTTGTCACGCCAGCGTCCTCGGGTACGAGCAGGGGCCGGCCCTAaccctagcacacacacaggagcagctGTTCCCCCCGGGGGGGAAATgtaccactcccccccccccactcccccgcctcacccccccactcccccgcctcacccctaccgctccctcaccttctcctgactcccccttcctctccctcacctccccatcctcctcccgcccccccccccaacgcccCCTCTCCATCCTGGGAAAGAGCCCGTGCACACTCAGATTACCCTCATCCCTATTGATGGATGAGTGTGCACATAAGTGCTGTAGCTCTGCGTATGTGCCAATAGCATAAGCACATgtttgtgggtatgtgtgtctgtttgtgttcatgtgtgtgtaacacGTGTCGCCCCCACcccggtcatgtgactgaggagCGCCTGCCCCTGTCAGTCAGTGTGGGCCCTGTTGCAGGGAATTCTGGGAATTGTCAGTGGGATAAGACCCAGCTGCTATTCTTACCTGCAGGACATACACTGCATCCTGGCTCACATACACAACCTTCAGGATTTATTACCATGtaatcttttctctctgtctttttctctgtccctcgatctctttatctctctttctttctgtctctgtgtctctatctctctgaatgtctctcggtgtctctctttccccctctctctctctctgttactctctctctccaccactctctatccctccccctctctctctcaggtcattGCAAACACGGCCGCAAAGTCAGTACCACCTGAGTGTGCACAATGTGCATGAGCtctgagtgtgtctctgtgtgtgtgtctgcgtgtgtgttcataGTTAAATGTATGGCATCATGCCCGCCCAGCCTGTGAACACTGTTCCATTAGTTACTGTGGTGTTCTAGCCATCAGTAGGAATCCAGACAAGGTGTTTGTCTCTGGTTCGGATGTGTGACCTCAGCTTGCAGTCTTTGTGTATGATTCCCATGATTATAACACCAATAACGGTTGTACATTTGTTGTGTTCATGGGTTCATGTCAATGCACCCCGTGTCTACTGTGAAGTCTGAACCTACATGGGTCATTTGTCCACGCAAGTTTGTAACATTAAATCTATCTGATGCTGAAGTATGTGtatccgtatgtgtgtgtgtgtgtggtgtgtgtctctagcGTCTGACCTAAACTAAACTGGGGATGATCCTTGGTTGTGTACCAGCAACAGTTTGCAGTTTACAGTGAATACTAATGATTGGCAAGCGTGATGGAATGTGTCAGTGTAGGATTGTTATATTGCTTAGTGGAAGTATAACGCTGAATACCTGTGTGATTCTAGCAGGAGAACAGTAGGTGGCGATAGAGAGTTGTACTTCCACCAGCCTGACatgctccctctccatccctttctactctctccctccctgtgtttTCCTCCGGTCGTCTCATCCCACAACCACAATCCTGGTGCCTTGGGCCCCTTCCACCTATTCTAACGCCTGACCCGAACCCTGACCCCTCACTTTCTAACCCCAGTACGGAGTACGTTCCTAGCTTCAACCCCATCGCCCTGAAGGACTCCGCTCTCTCCACCCACAAGCCCATCGAGGTGAGGGGCCCTGGGGGCAAGGCCACCATTGTTCACGCCCAGTATAACACACCAATCAGCATGTACTCTCAGGACGCCATCATGGATGCCATCGCAGGACAGTCCCAGGGGAAGGGGCATGACGGGTGAGTCCACGCTCACCTGCACTGCCCTCCGCCTCACCACACTCTCAGCTGTCCACACGCTCATCcccttctcctcacacacacacacacacacactaacccctagCCCGGGTCAGCTCAGCCCATGCCTCACCTGAACATTGAATCCTCTCCTGTATTGAGCAGCGGCCCAGGTTTTTATTCCACAGAATGGGGGTCTCTCAGGTGTGAAGCTTGACAGTGTAGGAGCAGGTCATGTGATCGTCTCACGGTGATGAAAGACTGGGAGGTTCTCTCCGGTCCTCACCGGTGTTGTGTTTCTGGATTTCAACTTGTCATCTGTGTCACTgccatctctcctctgtcacTCCTCGCTCCGGTCACTCCATCCACCATCAACCCAACCACCAACACCTGTGTCATCTAAACCTCCTTCCCCacacccacttcctgtttgatcATGTGACCCCAGAGAGGAAGCCCCAGCAGGTTCTCCCCTAGCGTAAGTACCGCCCACTCAAGGCCCACACATCTGGAACGACAAGATGTGTGTCTTCCTAAACTGTCTGCAGGGCTCCTTCAGTCTGTCTCAAACTAACGGTCCCGTGTGATGTCATGGGACTGGTGCATCCTGAAGGCCACATGTCCTTCTGTCGGCGTGTTTCATGTGTGTCCACAACAGAACAGGTTCTTGGCCCCCACTGTTAGGACAGTGAAGGCCGTGAGCAGTAGTCTAACACCGTAATGAGTCTCTGATGGGGACAGAGTTTGTTTAACCAGTCAGTGTTCTCGGGAGCCATCTTGGAAGTGTTTGCTATTCACACTGTGTTCTTCTCATACAATCTGGAAGGCATGATGGAGATTGGTGATGGTAAACTTTGTTGGCATGATGGTGGGTTGTACCTAACACCAGAACCAGGGTCTTACTGATTCTAATCAGAATTTGATTGGTTCTTCTGACATGGGAATGTTCTGAGTAGCCTGTCACCCGTTAAACTCTTCTCTCTGAACCATTAATCAAGCACTGTGTTTGGAGAGCAGTCACACAGATATGCAATATCACTCCAGCTGAAGGAAGCGTGCAGGCATGCATTTGAATGTCCTGGTGGACATTTACTCCCTCATTCACTCATGcacatactcactcactcacactttctcattcactcattcacccactcactcacccccacacacgctcactcactcacacacactcattaactcactttctctctctttctctctctctctctctctctctctctctctctctctctctctctctctctctctctctctctctctctctctctctctctctctctctctctctctctctctctctcgctctcgctctctcgctcattcactcactcacactctctcattcactcacacactcacacacccacacacacacacactcacccactcacacactcattcacacactcactcacacaagcaTACTGGCACACACCCCATAcatccatgccccccccccacacacacacacacattcgtgaGTGGAGTGGTTGCTAAGTGTGACTCCCTCCTCCAGTGGCTCCCTGCCTGTCAAAGAGTGTGTGGTGGACAGCGCGTCCCCCGTGTACCAGGCTGTGCTCCAGCCCAACGAGAGGAACCAGGACATGTCTGAGTGGACACATCGTGCTGCCAACCTGCAGTCCAAGAGCTTCAGGATCCTGGCTCACATCACCGGCACTGAATACTGTCAGTACCCCACCTTCACCTGCAACCTCTCTGTCTGGCTTGGAACCAAGCTCTCGTCTTTGAGTGTAACCtgtgtatcccccccccctcccttctcctctcgctCTTCTTTCTTCTCCCTTCATGCAGTACAAGACCCAGACGAGGAGGCCTTGCAGAGGTCGAGGTGAGGAGGAATGTTTTGGGACAGGAGGAAATGGAAATGAGATATACATGTATCCACAGACGTGTGTGTTATATCCatgctatgagtgtgtgtgatatccacagtgtggtgtgtgagtgtgatatccacagtgtggtgtgtgtgtgtgtgtgtgtgtgtgtgtgtgtgtgtgtgtgtgtgtgtgtgtgtgtgtgtgtgtgatatccacagtgtggtgtgtttgtgtgtgtgtgatatccacagtgaggtgtgtgtgtgtgtgtgtgtgtgatatccacagtgtgtgtgtgtgtgtgtgtgtgtgtttgtgatatccacagtgtggtgtgtgtgtgtgtgtgtgtttgatatccacagtgtggtgtgtttgtgtgtgtgtgatatccacagtgtggtgtgtgtgtgtgtgatatccacagtgtgtgtgtgtgtgtgtgtgtgtgtgtgtgtgtgtttgtgatatccacagtgtggtgtgtgtgtgtgtgtgtgtttgatatccacagtgtgtgtgtgtgtgtgtttgtgatatccacagtgtggtgtgtgtgtgtgtgtgtttgtgatatccacagtgtggtgtgtgtgtgtgtgtgtgtgtgtttgatatccacagtgtgatgtgtgtgtgtgtgtgtgtttgatatccacagtgtggtgtgtgtgtgtgtgtgtgtgtgtgtttgatatcCACAGTGTGGTGTGAGTGGTGTAGTTGACTGTCTGACCTGCTGCTTGTCTGGTCTCTCTTTAGGGAGAAGTTTGAGTCAGAGGTGAAGGGTCCTCGCTTTGCCAAGCTGAAGAACTGGCACCACGGACTGTCTGCACAGATCCTCAACATCCAGGAGTAAAGTGATGTAggcggagaggagaagagaagaggggagaggagaagaggggagaggaggggagaagaggggagaggagaggagaagaggggagaggaggggagaggaggggagaggaggggagaggaggggagaggagcaaaTAGGAGAAGAGATTATGGGATGTGAGTTAGGTTGGTAGACTAGTTGAATAGTTTGTGAGACTACTTGTTAGTGAGTGCTGATTGTTTCCCTGTTTTCTCAATATTTCTGTTCAGTGTGTATCTATCTGCTGCCAAGAATGTACCTCTGCTTTTAGTCGATTTTATCTTTTTGGTTTTGTCTCTCTTACGTAAAATATAGGGATttgtacaaaaagtattgaAGATATATTGTATAGCTAATCATGTAACTTCTGTGACTAACACACCAATACAAACACTCGCtttctgaagaagaagaaaaagtacgctaatacacacacataccaaaatACAAACATGAAGAACTGTACTGTTAACAATGTGAATAAAAACTTTCATTAAACCAAATCAAATTCATTTAGTTTTGACTGTGCACCTGAAACTGAACACTTAGATGACCAGTATCAATTACAAACTAAAAGTATTACAAACAAAGCCCTGTAGATGAACCGTTCTGATGGGTCAAGCGGGGAGGACAAGGAATGATGTTGCATACTCTTTACTTGGCCCCAAAATCCCTGAGTTTCCCTTTTCTGACAGGTCTCTGTTTAATGCTGCGTCATGACGCAGGCGATCTCCTGCCCACCAGGGGGAGGTATAGCTACACAGAAGAAACATGATAAGAACGAACGCTTGTTTTTCCAATTTAACAGCAGAATGTCAGGAGCACAAAACTAAACGTATACACACAGGCTTTGTAACTGTGTATCTCTGTTGTGATATACAGATCATGTATTCACATTATTTTGATAAAGCTTCTTTACTTTAAGTCTAATTCATACAGGACGCACTAACCTGTCCTACCTACACAACACTAGTCCTACCAACCATCACTAGTCTTACACCATCACTAGTCTGTCCTACACCATCACTAGTCTGTCCTACACCACCACTAGTCCTACACCACCATTATACCTACACCACCACTAGTCCTACACCATCACTAGTCTGTCCTACACAACCACTAGTCCTACACCATCACTAGTCTGTCCTACACCACCACTAGTCCTACACCACCATTATACCTACACAACCACTAGTCCTACACCATCACTAGTCTGTCCTACACAACCACTAGTCCCTACACCACCACTAGTCTGTCCTACACCACCACTAGACCTACACCACCATTATACCTACACCACCACTAGTCCTACACCATCACTAGTCTGTCCTACACCACCACTAGACCTACACCTCCTCTAGTCTGTCCTACACCACCACT from Osmerus eperlanus chromosome 12, fOsmEpe2.1, whole genome shotgun sequence encodes:
- the ldb3b gene encoding LIM domain-binding protein 3b isoform X5, coding for MSTYTVTLSGPAPWGFRLQGGKDFNMPLTISRITPGSKAAGGSLTQGDIISSIDGISTDGMTHLEAQNKIKIATNKLVLTMHKSRRPNLSTGIPRMESPMSVIPHQKVIANTAANTEYVPSFNPIALKDSALSTHKPIEVRGPGGKATIVHAQYNTPISMYSQDAIMDAIAGQSQGKGHDGEEAPAGSPLAGSLPVKECVVDSASPVYQAVLQPNERNQDMSEWTHRAANLQSKSFRILAHITGTEYLQDPDEEALQRSREKFESEVKGPRFAKLKNWHHGLSAQILNIQE
- the ldb3b gene encoding LIM domain-binding protein 3b isoform X6, giving the protein MSTYTVTLSGPAPWGFRLQGGKDFNMPLTISRITPGSKAAGGSLTQGDIISSIDGISTDGMTHLEAQNKIKIATNKLVLTMHKSRRPNLSTGIPRMESPMSVIPHQKVIANTAANTEYVPSFNPIALKDSALSTHKPIEVRGPGGKATIVHAQYNTPISMYSQDAIMDAIAGQSQGKGHDGGSLPVKECVVDSASPVYQAVLQPNERNQDMSEWTHRAANLQSKSFRILAHITGTEYLQDPDEEALQRSREKFESEVKGPRFAKLKNWHHGLSAQILNIQE